In Bordetella holmesii ATCC 51541, the following proteins share a genomic window:
- a CDS encoding ABC transporter family protein, which yields MPDLLQLEHIALGYDTPQGIKRVVDDLSLSLAADQIGCLLGESGCGKTTVLRAIAGFEPLRAGRILLDGRVLSAPGEQVVPERRNVGMMFQDYALFPHLTVSQNVAFGLRRLPKDRQRIRIGEMLELVGLAHAAQSYPHEISGGQQQRVALARALAPSPGLLLLDEPFSNLDVDTRERLAFEVREILKATGHTAILVTHNQAEAFAIADRIGIMDKGRIAQWDTPYNLHHAPASDFVRDYIRRETLQEQREAAYARGR from the coding sequence CTTGGGCTACGACACCCCGCAGGGCATTAAACGCGTGGTCGACGACCTGAGCCTGAGCCTTGCCGCCGACCAGATCGGCTGCCTGCTGGGCGAATCTGGTTGCGGCAAGACCACGGTCTTGCGCGCCATAGCCGGCTTCGAGCCGCTACGTGCCGGCCGCATTCTGCTCGACGGCCGCGTGCTATCGGCACCCGGCGAGCAAGTCGTGCCCGAGAGACGCAATGTGGGCATGATGTTTCAGGATTACGCGCTGTTTCCGCACCTGACGGTCAGCCAGAACGTGGCTTTCGGCCTGCGTCGGCTACCCAAGGATCGGCAGCGGATCCGCATCGGCGAAATGCTGGAACTGGTCGGATTGGCCCATGCCGCCCAAAGCTATCCGCATGAGATCTCTGGCGGCCAGCAGCAACGCGTCGCTCTGGCACGAGCACTGGCGCCCTCGCCCGGGCTCTTATTGCTGGATGAGCCATTTTCCAACCTTGACGTCGACACCCGCGAACGGCTGGCTTTCGAAGTGCGCGAGATCCTCAAAGCGACCGGCCACACGGCCATTCTCGTCACGCACAATCAGGCCGAAGCCTTCGCCATTGCGGACCGCATAGGCATCATGGACAAAGGCCGCATCGCCCAGTGGGATACGCCCTACAACCTGCATCATGCTCCAGCCAGCGACTTTGTGCGTGACTATATCCGGCGCGAAACCCTGCAGGAGCAGCGCGAGGCCGCTTACGCGCGTGGCCGCTAG